A stretch of the Epinephelus fuscoguttatus linkage group LG2, E.fuscoguttatus.final_Chr_v1 genome encodes the following:
- the rpl13 gene encoding 60S ribosomal protein L13, whose protein sequence is MAPSRNGMLLNPHFHKDWQKRVRTWFNQPARKIRRRKARQAKARRIAPRPVAGPLRPQVRCPTIRYHTKVRAGRGFTLEELKAAGIHKKTARTIGISVDPRRRNRSTESLQANVQRLKEYRSKLILFPRKASAPKKGDSTEEELKMATQLSGPVMPIKTVHKKEKARVISEDEKNFKAFASLRMARANARLFGIRAKRAKEAAEQDVEKKK, encoded by the exons ATGGCCCCCAGTCGGAATGGGATGCTCCTGAACCCTCACTTTCACAAGGACTGGCAGAAAAGAGTGCGCACCTGGTTCAATCAGCCAGCCAGGAAGATCCGCAG GCGAAAGGCCCGCCAGGCTAAGGCCCGTCGCATTGCCCCCCGCCCTGTCGCTGGACCATTGAGGCCACAGGTCAGATGTCCCACTATCAGGTACCACACCAAGGTTCGTGCCGGACGTGGCTTCACTCTGGAGGAACTCAAG GCAGCTGGTATCCACAAGAAGACAGCCCGCACCATCGGCATTTCAGTTGACCCTCGCCGTCGCAACAGATCCACAGAATCTCTTCAGGCCAACGTGCAGCGTCTGAAGGAGTACCGCTCCAAGCTCATCCTGTTCCCCAGGAAGGCTTCTGCTCCTAAGAAGGGAGACAGCACT GAGGAGGAACTCAAGATGGCCACTCAGCTCTCTGGTCCAGTCATGCCCATCAAGACG GTGCACAAGAAGGAGAAGGCTCGGGTTATCTCCGAGGATGAGAAGAACTTCAAGGCTTTCGCCAGCCTGCGTATGGCCCGCGCCAACGCTCGTCTTTTTGGCATCCGTGCCAAGAGAGCCAAAGAGGCTGCAGAGCAGGACgtggagaagaagaagtga